In Deltaproteobacteria bacterium, the following proteins share a genomic window:
- a CDS encoding aldehyde ferredoxin oxidoreductase family protein — protein sequence MGNGYWQRMLRVDLTHRKTRVEEIPEREIKRFIGGAGLGAEILYRELPGKIDPYDGSNLIIFGTGPFQGPPIPGGAKFSIVGISPLTHTFADTAAGADWGPSLKEAGYDMVVIEGLSEGPVYLHLADGRAEIRDASSLWGLDTFDTVDAVRRETGDGRLSVAAIGPAGERRVAIACVAVDKHSFAGRCGLGAVMGSKNLKAVAVRGARKAEVSDPARVEELTKRYRRHILQAVKANGFRAHGTPGLCETAEGLGDMPIKYWEGDVWPEGAKRLGAPNYTEVLKANPLPCRYCPVGCHRGITITEPQQYVQRGIGPEYETLGMMGTNLLIDDPKAVAWGNRIANRLGLDTISAGAMAGFAMECFERGWITAKETGGLEIKWGDPKALFALLEQIGNREGFGSIFSGGTLAAAEEIGHGAARIVAHCKGLDIPSHDPRACISLAPTYATGTRGACHFRGGCEDIEMGGFFIPELGITEGTVRFFERENQSMVAAKCQDYFALLNSLVLCAFMVDGGDMPFSGVRDLFNAVTGWGYNIEELMEAGERIFTVQRLINLRDGYGAETDVLPQKMLKPAKEGFRANRVPPFEDLMKDYYELRGWDAAGKPLEETLSRLGLTG from the coding sequence ATGGGAAACGGATACTGGCAGAGAATGCTCAGGGTGGATCTCACCCATCGAAAAACCAGGGTGGAGGAGATCCCTGAAAGGGAGATCAAGAGGTTTATCGGCGGGGCGGGCCTTGGTGCCGAGATCCTGTACAGGGAGCTTCCCGGGAAGATCGATCCCTATGACGGCAGCAACCTCATTATCTTCGGGACCGGTCCGTTCCAGGGTCCCCCCATTCCGGGGGGTGCGAAGTTCAGCATAGTGGGGATCTCTCCCCTCACGCACACCTTTGCGGACACCGCGGCCGGGGCCGACTGGGGGCCTTCGCTGAAAGAGGCTGGTTACGACATGGTGGTGATCGAAGGTCTTTCGGAAGGCCCGGTCTACCTCCACCTTGCAGATGGTCGCGCCGAGATCAGGGACGCCTCCTCGCTCTGGGGGCTCGATACCTTCGACACGGTGGATGCGGTCCGCAGGGAGACCGGGGACGGAAGGCTGAGTGTGGCGGCAATCGGCCCTGCGGGGGAGAGGAGGGTAGCCATCGCGTGCGTGGCTGTGGACAAGCACAGTTTTGCAGGACGTTGCGGCCTGGGAGCGGTCATGGGTTCCAAGAACCTCAAGGCCGTCGCGGTGAGGGGAGCGCGGAAGGCCGAGGTGAGCGATCCTGCGAGGGTGGAAGAACTGACAAAGAGATACCGGCGCCACATCCTCCAGGCGGTTAAGGCAAACGGGTTCAGGGCACACGGCACCCCCGGCCTTTGCGAGACCGCCGAGGGGCTGGGAGACATGCCCATCAAGTACTGGGAAGGGGATGTGTGGCCCGAAGGGGCAAAGAGGCTCGGCGCTCCGAACTACACCGAGGTCCTCAAGGCAAACCCCTTGCCCTGCAGGTACTGCCCCGTGGGATGCCATCGTGGCATTACGATCACGGAGCCCCAGCAATACGTCCAGAGGGGGATCGGCCCGGAATACGAGACCCTTGGCATGATGGGGACCAATCTTCTCATCGACGATCCGAAGGCCGTGGCCTGGGGGAACCGGATCGCCAACCGCCTTGGACTCGATACGATCTCGGCGGGCGCCATGGCGGGCTTTGCCATGGAGTGCTTTGAAAGGGGATGGATCACCGCAAAGGAGACCGGAGGACTGGAGATAAAGTGGGGAGACCCGAAGGCCCTCTTTGCCCTGTTGGAGCAGATCGGCAACAGGGAGGGTTTCGGTTCGATATTTTCCGGAGGCACCCTCGCCGCTGCGGAAGAGATCGGCCACGGGGCGGCTCGGATCGTCGCCCACTGCAAGGGTCTCGATATCCCGTCCCACGATCCGAGGGCATGCATCTCACTGGCTCCGACCTATGCCACGGGGACCCGGGGGGCCTGCCACTTCAGAGGTGGATGTGAAGACATAGAGATGGGAGGGTTCTTCATCCCGGAACTGGGGATCACAGAGGGGACCGTCAGGTTTTTTGAAAGGGAGAATCAGAGTATGGTGGCGGCAAAATGCCAGGACTACTTCGCCCTGCTCAATTCGCTGGTATTATGCGCCTTTATGGTCGACGGCGGTGATATGCCCTTCTCGGGGGTCAGGGACCTCTTCAACGCCGTTACCGGGTGGGGATATAACATCGAGGAGCTGATGGAGGCCGGGGAGAGGATCTTTACCGTGCAGAGGCTCATCAACCTCCGTGACGGTTACGGCGCCGAGACGGACGTACTCCCACAGAAGATGCTCAAGCCGGCCAAGGAGGGGTTCAGGGCGAACAGGGTGCCGCCCTTCGAGGATCTCATGAAGGACTACTACGAGCTGCGGGGATGGGATGCGGCGGGGAAGCCGCTGGAAGAGACTCTCAGCCGGCTGGGTCTGACAGGATAG
- a CDS encoding glycyl radical protein, which translates to MATERIKRLYQDLLDARPSISVERARIYTEAIRDAGGMSVIMQRAVGLSKVLKEKEVRINDRELIVGSLTEKERGAIVTPEFGWRGILAELDLFPAREADRLEISKEEREELRALFRFWKGKSVEENVDSLLSRRAQRALKTGLTTLGGHSTSLGNITPDYPMLLRDGLDGIRARVSKRLRETRADCPGAIEKIDFYRAALVAIDGVIRFAERYARLAGRLAGKEASPERRGELERIARICRQVPRLPARDFHEAIQSLWFIHLVFHIESSPHAILLGRIDQYLYPFYERDLRENRLTREEAKELLECLWIKTTELIKIQDDFYSRAFSGFPLFQVAMVGGVDGDGDDVTNDLSHLILEVVGDVRTTQPSISLRYNQRTPDDFMRKACRVVASGVGIPAFVNDGVIIPKMLRRGATLEEARDYVTNCIEPEIPGMTDSRAHSGYVNFGKCIELVMNNGIDPLSGERVGVETGEPRSLRGFDDFLGAVLEQIRFAVGLIEQSYNACELVHSRLAPEVFLSLFISDCIESGKTRQAGGARYNHSTIFGTGLATLVDSLAAVRKVVYEEGIVGLDGLNRILCKDFAGEERFRQMLLNRCPKYGNDLDEVDSLARRVVRFFCETVQSRNCLRGGTYLAELHSVTMHAIFGKMCGATPDGRRKGYPLSDGVSPVQGADRAGPTGVIKSVAKIDHLNVLNGTLLNQKFSLGALKGEADYEKFSSLIRTYFALGGHHVQFNVVAGETLRKAQSRPEEFRSLIVRVAGYSAFFNELTREVQDEIIDRTEHQTL; encoded by the coding sequence ATGGCAACAGAGAGGATCAAGAGGCTCTATCAGGACCTGCTCGATGCAAGGCCTTCCATCTCGGTCGAGAGGGCCCGGATCTACACGGAGGCGATCCGGGATGCCGGAGGCATGTCCGTCATCATGCAGCGGGCCGTGGGCCTGTCGAAGGTGCTCAAAGAAAAAGAAGTGAGGATCAACGACAGGGAGCTGATCGTGGGCAGCCTCACCGAGAAGGAGAGGGGAGCCATCGTGACCCCTGAATTCGGGTGGCGCGGGATTCTGGCCGAGTTGGACCTCTTTCCGGCAAGAGAAGCGGACCGGTTGGAGATCTCAAAGGAAGAAAGAGAGGAACTCAGGGCCCTGTTCAGGTTCTGGAAGGGGAAGAGCGTGGAGGAGAACGTCGATTCCCTCCTGAGCCGAAGGGCGCAGAGGGCTCTCAAGACGGGTCTCACCACCCTTGGAGGCCATTCCACGTCCCTGGGCAACATCACACCCGACTACCCCATGCTCCTCAGAGACGGACTGGACGGGATCAGGGCCAGGGTATCGAAGAGGCTGAGAGAGACGCGGGCGGACTGTCCTGGGGCGATCGAGAAGATAGACTTCTACCGGGCAGCCCTGGTGGCGATAGACGGGGTCATTCGATTCGCGGAAAGATACGCCCGACTCGCGGGCCGCCTGGCAGGCAAGGAGGCCTCCCCCGAGAGAAGAGGGGAACTCGAGAGGATCGCGAGGATATGCAGGCAGGTACCGCGCCTTCCGGCACGGGATTTCCACGAGGCGATCCAGTCTCTCTGGTTCATCCATCTCGTATTCCACATAGAATCGAGTCCCCATGCGATCCTCCTGGGGCGGATCGATCAATACCTCTACCCCTTCTACGAGAGGGACCTCAGGGAAAACCGCCTGACCAGAGAGGAGGCAAAGGAGCTGCTCGAGTGCCTCTGGATCAAGACCACGGAACTCATAAAGATCCAAGACGATTTCTACAGCAGGGCCTTTTCGGGTTTCCCCCTTTTTCAGGTGGCGATGGTGGGGGGCGTCGACGGAGACGGTGATGACGTGACCAATGACCTCTCCCATCTGATTCTCGAGGTGGTCGGGGACGTGAGAACCACCCAGCCTTCGATCTCCTTGAGGTACAATCAGAGGACACCCGACGATTTCATGAGAAAGGCGTGCAGGGTGGTCGCCTCCGGAGTCGGTATCCCCGCTTTTGTCAACGACGGCGTGATAATCCCGAAGATGCTGCGGAGAGGTGCCACCCTCGAGGAGGCGAGGGACTACGTCACCAACTGCATCGAACCGGAGATACCCGGGATGACCGACTCGAGGGCCCACTCGGGGTATGTCAACTTCGGCAAATGCATCGAGTTGGTCATGAACAACGGGATCGACCCCCTTTCAGGAGAAAGGGTAGGTGTGGAGACGGGTGAGCCGAGGTCGCTCAGGGGATTCGACGACTTCCTGGGGGCGGTCCTTGAGCAGATCCGGTTCGCGGTCGGCCTGATCGAACAGTCCTATAATGCCTGTGAGTTGGTCCACAGCCGGCTTGCCCCCGAGGTCTTTCTCTCCCTTTTTATCAGTGACTGCATCGAATCGGGCAAAACCCGCCAGGCAGGAGGGGCGCGGTACAATCATTCCACGATCTTCGGGACGGGCCTCGCCACCCTCGTAGATTCTCTGGCCGCGGTGAGAAAGGTGGTGTACGAAGAGGGCATCGTCGGCCTGGACGGCCTGAACCGGATCCTCTGCAAGGATTTTGCCGGGGAGGAGCGGTTCAGGCAGATGCTTCTCAATAGATGCCCCAAGTACGGGAACGACCTGGACGAGGTGGACAGCCTCGCGAGAAGGGTTGTGAGGTTTTTCTGCGAAACGGTTCAATCCCGAAACTGTCTTCGCGGGGGCACGTATCTCGCTGAACTCCACTCCGTAACCATGCACGCTATTTTCGGGAAGATGTGCGGGGCCACACCCGATGGAAGGAGGAAGGGGTATCCTCTGTCCGACGGCGTCTCTCCGGTTCAGGGTGCGGACAGGGCCGGGCCTACGGGGGTGATCAAATCGGTCGCAAAGATCGATCACCTGAACGTTCTCAACGGCACGCTTCTCAACCAGAAATTCTCCCTGGGCGCCCTGAAAGGGGAGGCCGACTACGAGAAGTTCTCCTCCCTCATAAGAACCTATTTCGCCCTGGGCGGCCACCACGTTCAGTTCAACGTCGTGGCCGGCGAGACCCTCAGGAAGGCCCAGTCGAGGCCCGAGGAGTTCAGGAGCCTCATCGTACGCGTGGCGGGTTACAGCGCCTTCTTCAATGAATTGACCAGA
- a CDS encoding ABC transporter ATP-binding protein, translated as MTMETSLLEVDDLFTGYGRTEIIHGVSIKVRREEIVTIIGPNGSGKSTLLKAIMGYLRIYKGSINFNGRDIGGLRTVERTRMGIAYVPQLENVFPSLTVQETLEMGGYALAKREMQEGLDSMFGLFPVLRDRRNTRVATMSGGQRQMLAMARALMVKPTLILLDEPSAGLSPKVSEQVFEKIKEIAATGTSMIIVEQDAEQSLAISNRGYVLAMGETAFEGPAGTILTHEKIREAYLGGEGTM; from the coding sequence ATGACCATGGAGACGAGCCTGCTTGAAGTGGATGACCTCTTTACGGGGTACGGCCGCACCGAGATCATCCATGGCGTGTCGATAAAGGTGAGAAGAGAGGAGATCGTGACCATTATCGGCCCCAACGGTTCCGGTAAATCGACCCTGCTGAAGGCGATCATGGGCTATCTGAGGATTTACAAGGGGAGCATCAATTTCAACGGGAGAGACATCGGCGGCCTGAGAACCGTTGAGAGAACCCGCATGGGGATCGCTTACGTTCCCCAGTTGGAAAACGTCTTCCCTTCCCTAACGGTTCAGGAGACACTGGAGATGGGGGGTTATGCCCTGGCAAAGCGGGAGATGCAGGAGGGGCTTGATTCCATGTTTGGCCTATTTCCCGTCCTGAGGGACAGGAGAAACACCAGGGTCGCAACCATGAGCGGCGGCCAGAGGCAGATGTTGGCAATGGCGAGGGCCCTCATGGTCAAGCCCACGCTGATCCTCTTGGATGAGCCTTCCGCAGGGCTCTCCCCAAAGGTGTCGGAGCAGGTTTTCGAAAAGATCAAGGAGATAGCAGCGACCGGGACCTCCATGATCATCGTCGAACAGGACGCCGAGCAGTCCCTGGCCATATCAAATCGTGGCTACGTTCTCGCCATGGGAGAGACGGCTTTTGAGGGACCAGCAGGGACTATCCTCACGCACGAGAAGATAAGGGAAGCCTATCTCGGAGGCGAGGGGACGATGTAG
- a CDS encoding glucose 1-dehydrogenase yields MKLEDRVALVTGASQGIGRGIALGLAGAGAHVVVNCDRNLEAAEGVAREIRKLGRRSLVVRADVSKKPDVERMVEAVLDGFDRIDVLVNNAGILVAAGPIEDLAEQDWDRVIEVNLKGVFLCCQAVGKQMIERRSGGSIINVASISAEIPEINDGAYTPSKAGVLGLTRLLAVEWAKYGIRVNALSPGPVMTPLQRESYPTEELLAARNRAVPMNRHGTPEEMARVAVFLASDDSSYITGANIKVDGGSQASMFHLIRQLAGADPKGE; encoded by the coding sequence GTGAAGCTGGAAGACAGGGTTGCCCTGGTGACTGGTGCGAGCCAGGGGATCGGGCGGGGCATCGCCCTGGGATTGGCCGGAGCAGGTGCTCACGTCGTGGTGAACTGCGACAGGAACTTGGAGGCCGCTGAAGGCGTGGCACGGGAGATCAGGAAACTGGGGCGCCGGTCCCTGGTTGTCCGTGCCGATGTTTCAAAGAAGCCCGACGTGGAGCGGATGGTCGAGGCGGTTCTTGACGGATTCGACAGGATCGACGTCCTGGTCAACAACGCTGGAATCCTGGTGGCGGCAGGCCCCATAGAGGACCTGGCCGAGCAGGACTGGGACCGTGTCATCGAGGTCAATCTCAAGGGGGTCTTTCTCTGTTGCCAGGCCGTGGGGAAGCAGATGATCGAGAGGAGATCCGGGGGGTCGATAATCAATGTGGCCTCCATCTCGGCTGAGATACCCGAGATCAACGACGGTGCCTACACCCCGAGCAAGGCAGGGGTCCTCGGGCTGACCCGCCTGCTCGCCGTGGAATGGGCGAAATACGGCATAAGGGTCAATGCCCTGAGCCCCGGGCCCGTGATGACTCCCCTGCAGAGGGAGTCTTACCCCACCGAAGAGCTCCTGGCTGCGAGAAACAGGGCGGTTCCCATGAACAGGCATGGAACACCCGAAGAGATGGCCAGGGTCGCGGTCTTCCTTGCGTCCGACGACTCGAGTTACATCACCGGCGCGAACATCAAGGTGGACGGTGGCTCCCAGGCGAGCATGTTCCACCTGATCCGCCAGTTGGCCGGTGCGGATCCGAAGGGCGAGTAG
- a CDS encoding ABC transporter substrate-binding protein, whose translation MKRLFVISGFVLGLALCLVVFPVSSSPAKEPVQIGVILSLTGPIGPHGQEALNATELAVEEINRAGGVLGRPIKLLVEDGESRPKAGVEAAHKLADVNRVPVILGGWSSGLAYPEAEYLNSVKVVFVTDATTLKLRDIGPYVFDVADLADQAVALVDFAWADIGARRFATLSQNNPIGQDRAAVTKKRVEELGGTFVERMLYTVGAKDFRSDLMRLMAAKPDAILCDIYTGDAIIIQRQLYEMGVKDFSKFYQYNLGAMLGVPDKKLIEGMKGASYTTAGPRAADYKKKYREKFGKDFNDAWTPPFYDAAWIVAMAINMANSLDSKAIRDAMWPAAYVFQGVSAGGDKGFNRWGMQALDVTQKLVIHDGKALPYIEKGGTTDMLPFRYAGEDGITLQFAPSEEEFMKLYPNYKP comes from the coding sequence ATGAAGAGATTGTTTGTCATAAGCGGTTTTGTGCTGGGATTGGCTCTCTGCCTGGTGGTCTTCCCGGTGTCTTCCAGCCCGGCAAAAGAGCCGGTACAGATCGGGGTGATCCTCTCTCTGACCGGTCCTATCGGACCCCACGGCCAGGAGGCCCTCAATGCCACTGAACTGGCGGTGGAGGAGATCAACAGGGCAGGAGGCGTTCTCGGTCGGCCCATAAAACTGCTCGTCGAGGACGGGGAGTCGAGGCCGAAGGCAGGAGTAGAGGCGGCCCACAAGTTGGCCGACGTCAACAGGGTTCCCGTCATTCTCGGAGGGTGGTCGAGTGGGTTGGCCTATCCTGAGGCAGAATACCTCAATAGTGTGAAGGTAGTCTTCGTGACCGATGCCACCACCCTCAAGCTGAGAGACATCGGCCCCTACGTCTTTGACGTGGCCGACCTGGCTGATCAGGCCGTTGCCCTGGTCGATTTTGCCTGGGCCGATATCGGCGCCAGGAGGTTCGCCACCTTGTCCCAGAACAACCCCATAGGTCAGGACCGGGCCGCCGTGACCAAGAAGAGGGTCGAAGAACTCGGCGGGACCTTTGTTGAGAGGATGCTCTACACGGTTGGAGCCAAGGACTTCAGGTCTGATCTCATGAGGCTGATGGCGGCCAAGCCTGATGCGATACTCTGCGATATCTACACCGGGGACGCGATCATCATCCAGAGGCAGCTCTACGAGATGGGCGTGAAGGATTTCTCCAAGTTCTACCAGTACAACCTGGGAGCCATGCTCGGCGTGCCTGACAAGAAGCTCATAGAGGGGATGAAGGGGGCGAGCTACACAACGGCGGGTCCGAGGGCTGCGGACTACAAGAAGAAGTACAGGGAAAAATTCGGGAAGGACTTCAATGACGCCTGGACGCCTCCCTTCTACGATGCCGCCTGGATCGTGGCGATGGCGATCAACATGGCCAACAGCCTCGATTCCAAGGCGATCAGGGACGCCATGTGGCCCGCGGCCTATGTTTTCCAGGGCGTGTCGGCCGGCGGAGACAAGGGCTTCAACCGGTGGGGCATGCAGGCCCTTGATGTGACACAGAAGCTGGTGATCCACGACGGCAAGGCTCTCCCCTACATAGAGAAAGGGGGCACAACGGATATGCTTCCATTCCGTTACGCCGGAGAAGACGGGATCACCCTCCAGTTTGCCCCGTCAGAGGAAGAGTTCATGAAGCTCTACCCGAATTACAAGCCCTAA
- a CDS encoding ornithine cyclodeaminase family protein, with protein MIPRDLKMPMFLSREDLRDLLTMPEVIEAVEEGFVLYKKGLCTVPVRMPVKLEKSEGLFLFMPASVEEEGAFGTKIVSVFPKNPAVGLPTIDAVYLLNDPATGRFLALMDGILLTSIRTGATSAVATKHLARKDASTLGIIGTGAQAAFQAEGVCAVRPIERVWAYDLDRESARRFAAKAAGSLGIPVEVAPSPREVVAASDVLVTVTTSAEPVFDGRDLKPGTHINAVGTYNPEIREIDDETVKRSRIVVDTYEGCLAEAGDLLIPMKAGVISRESIHADLGEIILGLKPGRTGDDEITLFESVGFALEDLKAALLAYEKARAQGVGLELSLEGTP; from the coding sequence GTGATTCCGAGGGATTTGAAGATGCCCATGTTTCTGTCGCGAGAGGATCTGAGAGACCTTCTCACCATGCCGGAAGTTATCGAAGCCGTGGAAGAGGGCTTCGTACTGTACAAGAAGGGCCTCTGTACCGTGCCGGTGCGGATGCCCGTGAAGCTCGAGAAATCCGAAGGGCTCTTTCTCTTTATGCCGGCTTCCGTGGAGGAGGAGGGCGCCTTTGGAACCAAGATCGTATCGGTTTTTCCAAAGAACCCGGCCGTGGGGCTCCCGACCATCGATGCGGTCTACCTGCTCAATGACCCGGCCACGGGCCGGTTTCTTGCCCTCATGGATGGAATACTGCTCACCTCCATCCGGACCGGCGCTACCTCGGCGGTTGCGACAAAGCATCTGGCCCGAAAGGATGCCTCGACACTCGGGATTATCGGCACAGGAGCGCAGGCGGCCTTCCAGGCCGAAGGGGTCTGTGCCGTGAGACCGATCGAGCGGGTCTGGGCCTACGATCTGGACCGTGAAAGTGCCCGGAGGTTCGCTGCCAAGGCTGCGGGGAGCCTGGGTATACCTGTGGAGGTGGCCCCTTCGCCACGGGAGGTGGTGGCCGCCTCGGATGTATTGGTAACGGTTACGACCTCGGCCGAGCCGGTTTTCGACGGGCGCGATCTCAAACCCGGCACGCACATAAACGCGGTGGGTACGTACAACCCTGAAATACGGGAGATCGACGACGAAACGGTGAAGAGGTCGAGGATCGTCGTGGATACCTATGAGGGGTGCCTGGCCGAAGCCGGGGACCTGCTGATCCCGATGAAGGCGGGGGTGATCTCCAGAGAGAGCATCCATGCCGATCTCGGGGAGATCATCCTGGGCCTCAAGCCGGGCCGAACAGGGGACGACGAGATCACCCTCTTCGAGTCGGTGGGCTTTGCCCTGGAGGACCTGAAGGCGGCCCTGCTCGCCTACGAGAAGGCCAGGGCCCAGGGCGTCGGGCTGGAGTTGAGTCTCGAAGGAACCCCATGA
- a CDS encoding ABC transporter ATP-binding protein, whose translation MLLSVKNLEKSFGGLRALDGVSLEVEEDTVTGLIGPNGSGKTTLFNVVSGFLPKDGGEVWFRGRRIDELSPDRIARLGLVRTFQIDRSAVEMTVLENLLVAAPEQHGEALWRIIPDFRRILREEKENLKKAVSILDLIGLKHLANEYAGNLSGGQRKLLSLGRMLMAEPALYLLDEPTAGVNPTLIRSLLAFLRKEVISRRGRTIFIIEHNMKVISSICDKVIVLDSGTKIAEGTPREVQNNERVLACYLARRRREDQDDHGDEPA comes from the coding sequence ATGCTTCTCTCAGTCAAGAATCTGGAGAAATCCTTCGGCGGTTTGCGCGCCCTGGACGGAGTCTCCCTCGAAGTGGAAGAAGACACGGTTACAGGACTGATAGGTCCCAACGGCTCGGGTAAGACGACCCTCTTCAATGTGGTCTCGGGATTTCTGCCGAAGGACGGCGGCGAGGTCTGGTTCAGGGGCCGGAGAATCGACGAACTCAGCCCGGACAGGATTGCGAGACTGGGGCTCGTCAGGACCTTTCAGATCGACCGGTCCGCCGTGGAGATGACGGTTCTCGAGAATCTTCTCGTGGCTGCGCCCGAGCAACACGGCGAGGCGCTGTGGCGTATCATCCCGGATTTTCGCAGAATCCTCAGGGAAGAAAAGGAAAATCTCAAGAAGGCGGTCTCCATACTCGACCTGATAGGGCTGAAGCATCTGGCCAACGAGTATGCGGGAAACCTCTCCGGGGGGCAGAGAAAACTCCTCTCCCTTGGAAGGATGCTCATGGCCGAACCTGCCCTTTATCTGCTCGATGAGCCCACCGCGGGTGTGAACCCGACCCTTATCAGGAGTCTATTGGCCTTTCTCAGGAAAGAGGTGATCAGCAGGAGGGGACGGACGATTTTCATCATCGAGCACAATATGAAGGTGATCAGCAGCATCTGTGACAAGGTGATCGTCCTCGATTCGGGTACAAAAATCGCGGAGGGAACCCCGAGGGAGGTTCAAAACAACGAGAGGGTGCTGGCCTGTTACCTGGCCAGGAGAAGGAGAGAGGATCAGGATGACCATGGAGACGAGCCTGCTTGA